In Rhodothermales bacterium, a single window of DNA contains:
- a CDS encoding MogA/MoaB family molybdenum cofactor biosynthesis protein, translating into MSHTEHETAGRSLTAHCLVITCSDTRTAETDTSGAFIRSALEQAGHFVVGPVIVPDEPEHIRAAITGHAVDFILITGGTGLAPRDTTWDTLHGLYESTIPGFGELFRMLSYDEIGPAAMLSRASAGRLGRTVIFSMPGSRAAVRLAMERIIIPQMGHISGLLEP; encoded by the coding sequence ATGAGCCACACCGAACACGAAACGGCCGGACGCAGCCTGACGGCCCACTGCCTGGTCATCACGTGCAGCGACACCCGTACGGCGGAGACCGATACCAGCGGCGCGTTCATCCGATCGGCCCTGGAGCAGGCCGGCCACTTCGTCGTCGGCCCCGTCATCGTTCCCGACGAACCGGAGCATATCCGCGCGGCCATTACCGGACACGCGGTCGACTTCATCCTCATAACAGGCGGAACGGGACTTGCCCCGCGGGACACCACGTGGGACACCCTGCACGGACTCTACGAATCGACCATCCCCGGGTTCGGAGAGCTGTTCCGCATGCTCTCCTACGACGAAATCGGACCGGCCGCCATGCTTTCCCGCGCATCGGCCGGGCGCCTGGGCCGGACCGTCATCTTCTCCATGCCCGGCTCCCGCGCTGCGGTCCGCCTCGCCATGGAGCGCATCATCATCCCCCAGATGGGGCATATCTCGGGTCTACTCGAACCGTAA
- a CDS encoding M23 family metallopeptidase — MPVSEPRSAATVNSAPRLSALRLTPFLPVLALLVALTGCDRVLEPIRDQYRPVSLHDGYRHALDTAGLLDNRLGAIWMHEAESALATPLPVSLPHQEVVFSDPTRPEAHAFRIELTQGQRLEVSVDADFQVFVDVFEDRSGDGLGLRRVDSADSTQSMVHDAMRTASYVLRVQPELLVEGAWTLTVVQTASIIFPVAGRSYYDVGSRFGDPRDGGRREHHGLDIFAPRHTPVVAVVDGIIRSTRIGGLGGKTVWLRDTTTGANVYYAHLEDQLVEEGMRVATGDTIGTVGNSGNAITTPPHLHFGIYRNGPNDPWPYVFRPNRRVEPPRADMAVLGAWLRDARMADAAVRVVGAARDAYRVRRADGTTAYVSARSLEPLDQPLDSITLTAAATVRSRPHRAAPTIALLEAGTTGHIVARDGREATVPEESFSAVALPDGRLGWISTLQ; from the coding sequence GCGTCTTTCTGCCCTGCGTCTTACTCCATTTCTCCCCGTGCTGGCCCTGCTCGTGGCGTTGACGGGCTGCGACCGGGTACTGGAACCCATCCGAGACCAATACCGCCCGGTATCCCTGCATGATGGATACCGCCATGCCCTGGATACAGCCGGGCTGCTGGACAATCGACTGGGAGCCATATGGATGCATGAGGCCGAATCGGCGCTGGCCACGCCCCTCCCGGTATCGCTGCCGCATCAGGAAGTGGTTTTCTCCGATCCGACGCGACCCGAGGCCCACGCCTTCCGGATTGAACTGACCCAGGGTCAGCGCCTTGAAGTCTCCGTGGATGCGGATTTCCAGGTGTTCGTCGACGTGTTCGAGGATCGATCGGGCGACGGGCTCGGCCTGCGAAGGGTAGACAGTGCCGATTCCACGCAGTCCATGGTCCACGACGCCATGCGTACGGCTTCCTATGTGCTCCGTGTCCAACCTGAACTGTTGGTGGAGGGAGCCTGGACGCTCACGGTCGTCCAGACGGCCAGCATCATATTTCCGGTGGCCGGTCGCAGTTACTACGACGTGGGCAGCCGATTCGGAGATCCCCGGGACGGAGGACGTCGGGAGCATCACGGCTTGGACATCTTCGCACCCCGGCACACCCCCGTCGTAGCCGTTGTGGACGGCATTATCCGGAGCACGCGGATTGGCGGCCTCGGCGGAAAGACGGTCTGGCTGCGTGACACGACCACGGGGGCGAACGTGTACTATGCCCATCTGGAAGACCAACTGGTGGAGGAAGGCATGCGGGTGGCCACAGGCGACACCATCGGGACGGTCGGAAACAGCGGCAATGCCATTACCACTCCTCCCCATCTTCATTTTGGCATTTACCGGAACGGCCCGAATGACCCCTGGCCGTACGTATTCCGGCCGAACCGCCGCGTGGAACCGCCACGGGCGGACATGGCGGTTCTCGGCGCGTGGCTGCGCGACGCCCGGATGGCGGACGCTGCCGTGCGTGTGGTGGGGGCGGCGCGGGACGCGTATCGCGTCCGTCGTGCCGACGGCACGACGGCGTACGTGAGCGCCCGCAGCCTCGAGCCGCTCGACCAACCGCTTGACTCCATCACGCTGACCGCCGCCGCGACGGTGCGCTCACGTCCGCACCGCGCCGCCCCCACCATCGCCCTGCTGGAAGCCGGAACGACCGGGCATATTGTGGCCCGGGACGGGCGGGAAGCGACCGTGCCCGAAGAATCGTTTTCGGCGGTGGCCCTGCCGGACGGACGTCTGGGCTGGATATCGACGCTGCAATGA
- a CDS encoding ABC transporter permease, whose amino-acid sequence MRAFRLVKVAGKSIIKNKMRTLLTMLGIIIGVGAVIVMVAVGDGAKSQIEAQIKNLGTNMLVITPGSSSQGGVSGGMGSFNRLSLEDAEKIQNEALYISAVSPVVTTFTQIIGGSGNWRTRLNGVDVDYLSIRDWDLAAGSWFTPQDVRTGKKVIVIGKTIADNLFAGQDPVGQSIRIRNVPVQIIGVLTPKGQTPEGNDQDDTLLAPHTTVSQRLSRFRFVSQILVSTPSPADIGPAQEELTAILRESHNLASYDANDFEIKNQTELADAASGTTEVMTLLLAAIASISLLVGGIGIMNIMLVSVTERTREIGIRMAIGARGSDVLTQFLIEAIVMSLLGGALGVALGYGGSALVANVTGWATVVAPETVMVALVFSAAVGIFFGFYPARKAAGMNPIDALRFE is encoded by the coding sequence ATGAGGGCATTTCGGTTGGTGAAAGTGGCCGGCAAGAGCATCATCAAGAACAAGATGCGCACGCTCTTGACCATGTTGGGCATCATCATCGGCGTCGGAGCGGTCATCGTCATGGTGGCGGTCGGAGACGGTGCCAAGAGCCAGATTGAAGCGCAGATCAAGAATCTGGGCACCAACATGCTGGTGATCACGCCCGGATCGTCTTCCCAGGGCGGCGTCAGCGGTGGCATGGGCAGTTTCAACCGATTGAGCCTCGAGGATGCCGAGAAAATCCAGAACGAGGCGCTGTACATCAGTGCCGTCTCGCCGGTCGTGACGACGTTCACGCAGATCATCGGCGGCAGCGGAAACTGGCGGACGCGGCTCAACGGAGTGGATGTGGATTACCTGTCCATCCGTGACTGGGACCTGGCAGCGGGTTCCTGGTTCACGCCTCAGGACGTGCGGACCGGTAAGAAAGTGATCGTAATCGGGAAGACGATTGCCGACAACCTGTTCGCCGGACAGGATCCCGTCGGTCAATCCATACGGATCCGGAATGTGCCGGTGCAGATCATCGGCGTGCTCACGCCGAAAGGACAGACACCGGAAGGAAACGATCAGGATGACACGCTGCTGGCGCCGCATACCACGGTCAGTCAGCGATTGAGCCGGTTCCGGTTCGTTTCGCAGATCCTGGTCTCGACCCCGTCGCCAGCCGACATCGGGCCCGCCCAGGAGGAATTGACCGCCATCCTCCGGGAATCGCATAACCTGGCATCGTACGACGCCAACGATTTCGAGATCAAGAACCAGACCGAACTGGCGGACGCGGCGTCCGGTACCACCGAAGTCATGACGCTCCTGTTGGCCGCCATTGCTTCGATTTCGTTGCTTGTAGGCGGGATCGGGATCATGAACATCATGCTGGTGTCGGTCACGGAGCGAACACGGGAAATCGGTATACGGATGGCCATAGGGGCACGCGGCTCGGACGTGTTGACCCAGTTCCTGATAGAAGCCATCGTGATGTCGCTGCTCGGCGGTGCGCTGGGCGTAGCGCTTGGATACGGGGGCTCGGCCCTGGTGGCGAATGTGACGGGCTGGGCCACAGTGGTGGCTCCGGAGACCGTCATGGTCGCGCTGGTGTTTTCCGCCGCGGTCGGCATTTTCTTTGGTTTCTACCCCGCCCGCAAGGCGGCCGGCATGAATCCGATAGACGCCTTACGGTTCGAGTAG
- the yidD gene encoding membrane protein insertion efficiency factor YidD, giving the protein MNALTRLPRQALVLLVKGYQSILSPHFPGSCNFTPTCSAYAVEALNRYGAIKGTILAIHRISRCHPWGGHGYDPPVWYGESTDMETESEIEASTP; this is encoded by the coding sequence ATGAATGCCCTGACCCGACTCCCCCGCCAGGCCCTGGTCCTGCTCGTGAAAGGATACCAGTCAATCCTGTCACCCCACTTCCCGGGGTCGTGCAATTTCACACCCACGTGCTCCGCGTACGCCGTGGAAGCCCTGAATCGCTACGGAGCCATCAAGGGCACCATACTGGCCATCCATCGTATTTCACGGTGCCACCCCTGGGGCGGACATGGGTACGATCCCCCGGTCTGGTACGGCGAGTCCACCGACATGGAAACGGAATCGGAAATCGAGGCTTCCACCCCATGA